The Sphingobium aromaticiconvertens genome has a segment encoding these proteins:
- a CDS encoding class I SAM-dependent methyltransferase — protein MDAVYRRQRHFYDLTRKYYLLGRDPMIRDLAPPRGGSVLEIGCGTGRNLIAVGREWPAARLYGVDISQAMLDTAQVAVERVGMCSRMRLMQADACAFDPQALFGRASFDRVFISYALSMIPDWEAALAQAAKCVAPGGRLEVVDFGAQEELPVVWKRLLSGWLGRFHVTPRATLGQAMERAAREVGGLAHFRSLYRGYAVRGGLVRV, from the coding sequence ATGGACGCGGTCTATCGGCGGCAGAGGCACTTTTACGACCTGACCCGCAAATATTATCTGCTGGGACGCGATCCGATGATTCGCGATCTCGCCCCTCCGCGCGGTGGCTCTGTGCTGGAGATTGGCTGTGGCACCGGACGTAACCTGATCGCTGTGGGTCGGGAATGGCCCGCTGCGCGCCTTTATGGTGTCGATATATCGCAGGCGATGCTGGATACCGCGCAGGTGGCGGTGGAGCGTGTGGGGATGTGCAGCCGGATGCGGTTGATGCAGGCGGACGCATGCGCCTTTGACCCGCAGGCGTTGTTCGGGCGGGCTAGCTTTGATCGCGTATTCATCAGCTATGCGCTGTCGATGATTCCGGACTGGGAGGCGGCACTCGCGCAAGCGGCAAAGTGCGTCGCGCCGGGTGGGCGGCTGGAGGTCGTGGATTTTGGCGCGCAGGAGGAGTTGCCCGTTGTTTGGAAGCGATTGCTGTCAGGCTGGCTGGGGCGATTCCATGTGACACCGCGCGCAACGCTGGGGCAGGCGATGGAGAGGGCCGCCCGCGAAGTGGGCGGGCTGGCGCATTTCCGGTCGCTGTATCGGGGCTATGCGGTGCGGGGTGGGTTGGTGCGCGTTTAG
- a CDS encoding saccharopine dehydrogenase family protein translates to MSKVLVIGAGGVGSVAVHKMAMNSDIFSHITLASRRVAKCDDIAASVKERTGIAIDTAQVDADDVEATIALIKKVQPKLVVNLALPYQDLNIMDACLATKTDYLDTANYEPRDTPKFEYGWQWAYQDRFKEAGIMALLGSGFDPGVTSVFASYIKKHLLDRIDTLDILDCNGGDHGQHFATNFNPEINIREVTAPSRHWEGGKWVEGPALKHKQIFEFEAVGEKNMYLMYHEELESLAKFYPEIKRIRFWMTFGDAYLKHLEVLQNVGMTRIDPVMYEGKEIIPLQFLKAVLPEPSSLGSTTKGKTNIGDIATGEKDGRKKTVYVYNICDHEDAYAETGNQAVSYTTGVPAMIGAAMMLTGAWKAPEGEGGGVFNIEQFDPDPFMDMLNLHGLPWRVKELSAPLDF, encoded by the coding sequence TTGAGCAAGGTTCTTGTCATCGGCGCAGGCGGCGTCGGGTCGGTCGCGGTTCACAAGATGGCGATGAACAGCGACATCTTCAGCCACATCACCCTTGCCAGCCGCCGTGTCGCCAAATGTGACGACATCGCCGCCTCGGTAAAGGAACGCACGGGCATCGCCATCGACACGGCGCAGGTCGACGCCGATGATGTCGAAGCGACCATCGCGCTTATAAAGAAGGTCCAGCCCAAGCTGGTCGTCAATCTGGCCCTGCCCTATCAGGATCTGAACATCATGGACGCCTGCCTGGCGACCAAGACCGACTATCTCGACACCGCCAATTACGAACCGCGCGACACCCCAAAATTCGAATATGGCTGGCAGTGGGCCTATCAGGATCGCTTCAAGGAAGCAGGCATCATGGCCCTGCTCGGCTCGGGCTTCGACCCCGGCGTCACCAGCGTTTTCGCGTCCTATATCAAGAAGCATCTGCTCGACCGGATCGACACGCTCGACATATTGGATTGCAATGGCGGTGACCATGGCCAGCATTTCGCCACCAACTTCAACCCGGAAATCAACATCCGCGAAGTCACCGCGCCCTCACGCCACTGGGAAGGCGGCAAGTGGGTCGAAGGCCCCGCGCTCAAGCACAAACAGATCTTCGAGTTCGAAGCTGTCGGCGAAAAGAACATGTACCTCATGTATCATGAGGAACTGGAAAGCCTTGCCAAATTCTATCCGGAAATCAAGCGTATCCGTTTCTGGATGACCTTTGGCGACGCCTATCTCAAGCATCTTGAAGTGCTCCAGAATGTCGGCATGACCCGCATCGACCCGGTGATGTACGAGGGCAAGGAGATCATCCCGCTCCAGTTCCTGAAAGCCGTACTGCCCGAACCATCTTCGCTAGGCTCGACGACCAAGGGCAAGACCAACATCGGCGACATTGCAACCGGCGAGAAGGACGGTCGGAAAAAGACCGTCTATGTCTATAATATCTGCGACCATGAAGACGCCTATGCCGAAACCGGCAATCAGGCGGTCAGCTACACCACCGGCGTCCCCGCGATGATCGGCGCGGCCATGATGCTGACCGGCGCGTGGAAGGCCCCAGAAGGAGAAGGTGGCGGCGTGTTCAACATCGAACAGTTCGATCCCGATCCCTTCATGGACATGCTGAACCTGCACGGCCTGCCTTGGCGGGTGAAGGAACTGTCCGCGCCGCTGGACTTTTAA
- a CDS encoding carboxynorspermidine decarboxylase: METKAGDPAAFARFDLYRVPSPAFVVDEAAIRRNLAILADIRDRAGIKVLGALKAFSMWSLGSVVGEYLDGVCASGLYEARLGREEYRGEVATYCAAYKPDDLAEILKISDHVIFNSPGQIARMRPQIDVARAAGHGFDIGLRINPLHAEGEVAKYDPCQPHSRLGFPIDQLRAEHLEGVSGLHFHSLCEQDFLPLERTWAVIESHIAPHVARLKWLNFGGGHHITRADYQREALIGFLRDIQAETGLTLYLEPGEAMALDAGILIGEILDVIDNGMPVAITDISATCHMPDVIEAPYRPAMLHEPQHGPATRLGGPSCLAGDIIGDYRVPGGAEPGARIAFLDQAHYSMVKTNTFNGVPLPAIWLWNSDTDELKEIRRFSYEDFKSRLS; this comes from the coding sequence ATGGAAACCAAAGCCGGCGATCCCGCCGCCTTCGCTCGATTCGACCTGTATCGCGTCCCCTCGCCCGCCTTCGTGGTGGATGAGGCCGCGATCCGCCGCAACCTCGCCATATTGGCCGATATTCGCGACCGGGCCGGGATCAAGGTACTCGGCGCGCTCAAGGCCTTCTCCATGTGGTCGCTGGGCAGCGTCGTCGGCGAATATCTCGACGGCGTCTGCGCCTCGGGCCTCTATGAAGCGCGCCTTGGTCGTGAGGAATATCGGGGTGAAGTCGCGACCTATTGCGCGGCCTACAAGCCCGATGACCTGGCGGAAATCCTCAAAATCTCCGACCATGTGATCTTCAACAGCCCCGGCCAGATCGCCCGGATGCGACCGCAGATAGACGTCGCCCGCGCCGCCGGGCATGGCTTCGACATCGGCCTGCGTATCAACCCTCTCCATGCCGAGGGGGAGGTCGCCAAATATGATCCTTGCCAGCCACACAGCCGCCTGGGCTTTCCCATCGACCAGCTTCGCGCAGAGCATCTGGAGGGCGTCTCCGGCCTCCATTTCCATTCCCTGTGCGAACAGGACTTCCTGCCGCTCGAACGCACCTGGGCGGTGATCGAATCGCATATCGCTCCCCATGTCGCGCGGCTCAAATGGCTCAATTTCGGCGGCGGGCATCATATCACCCGCGCCGACTATCAGCGTGAGGCCCTGATCGGCTTCCTGCGCGATATACAGGCCGAAACCGGCCTGACCCTTTATCTGGAGCCGGGGGAGGCGATGGCGCTGGACGCGGGCATCCTGATCGGCGAGATTCTCGACGTGATCGACAACGGCATGCCCGTCGCCATCACCGACATCTCAGCCACCTGCCACATGCCTGACGTGATCGAGGCGCCCTATCGCCCGGCGATGCTCCACGAACCACAACACGGTCCTGCGACTCGCCTCGGTGGCCCCTCCTGCCTCGCGGGCGACATTATCGGCGACTATCGAGTCCCCGGTGGGGCCGAACCGGGGGCGCGGATCGCCTTTCTCGACCAGGCGCATTATTCGATGGTGAAGACAAACACCTTCAACGGCGTACCCCTGCCGGCCATCTGGCTGTGGAACTCGGACACGGATGAACTCAAGGAAATCCGCCGTTTCTCCTACGAGGATTTCAAATCCCGTCTCTCCTGA
- a CDS encoding GFA family protein, which produces MSYEGSCHCGEVTFSVAGDPPTSALSCNCSHCRRKGFMLTFVSADQFTLTTGEEALTSYYFNRHAIEHQFCKTCGSQAFGAGKGPDGSVMRAINLRCVPSVDIDALTIEKVDGASH; this is translated from the coding sequence ATGAGCTATGAGGGAAGCTGCCACTGCGGCGAGGTGACATTCAGCGTGGCGGGCGATCCGCCGACCAGCGCGCTGAGCTGCAACTGCTCCCATTGTCGGCGCAAGGGGTTCATGCTGACCTTCGTGTCCGCTGACCAGTTCACGCTGACGACGGGAGAGGAAGCGCTCACAAGCTATTATTTCAACCGCCACGCCATCGAGCATCAATTTTGCAAGACCTGCGGATCGCAGGCCTTTGGCGCAGGCAAGGGGCCGGACGGGTCGGTCATGCGGGCAATCAACCTGCGCTGTGTCCCGTCCGTGGATATCGACGCCCTCACCATCGAAAAGGTGGACGGCGCCAGCCATTGA
- a CDS encoding class I SAM-dependent RNA methyltransferase: MTDPDVTGTDIIDRLAAKGDGVTGDGRHVPLSAPGDRLAADGGLVWGVHHAEPPCVHFPACGGCQLQHVDEDSYAAFVTARVMGALAGQGIAAGTILPAHISPPRTRRRAALRAMKQGRRVTIGFAEGGSHSLIDLSMCEIMDPRLFALIEPLRGLLADLIPDKRAAHVKMALTDQGIDLLLEGVQVEGLAADEGLGRFAANNGLARLTIDEGEGPQTRWEPEAVTVSFGGVAVPFPPYAFLQATPDGEAALVSAVADALPAQGALADLFCGLGTFALALGATRPVYAGEAARDLVLALKGAGNRAQRRMVAEHRDLFRRPLTPEELNRFAAVLIDPPRAGAREQVMQIAQSRVPTVAYVSCNPGSFARDAAHLVAGGYVLESVRPVGQFRWSTHVELAAIFRRG, from the coding sequence GTGACTGATCCTGATGTGACTGGCACTGACATCATCGACCGTCTGGCGGCCAAGGGCGACGGCGTGACCGGCGATGGCCGTCATGTGCCGCTGAGTGCGCCGGGTGATCGCCTCGCAGCGGACGGGGGGCTGGTTTGGGGCGTTCATCATGCCGAACCACCTTGCGTCCATTTTCCAGCGTGCGGGGGCTGTCAGCTCCAGCATGTCGATGAGGACAGCTATGCCGCCTTCGTGACCGCGCGGGTGATGGGCGCGCTGGCAGGACAGGGGATCGCGGCGGGCACGATTCTTCCTGCCCATATCTCGCCACCGCGCACACGGCGCAGGGCGGCGCTGCGGGCGATGAAACAGGGTCGGCGGGTGACGATCGGTTTTGCCGAAGGGGGCAGCCATAGCCTGATCGACCTGTCGATGTGCGAGATCATGGACCCGCGCCTCTTTGCCTTGATCGAGCCGTTGCGCGGCTTATTGGCCGACCTGATCCCCGACAAGCGGGCGGCGCATGTGAAAATGGCACTGACCGATCAGGGTATCGATCTGCTGCTGGAGGGTGTGCAGGTCGAGGGGCTGGCCGCAGATGAGGGATTGGGCCGCTTCGCTGCCAATAATGGATTGGCGCGGTTGACTATCGATGAGGGTGAGGGGCCGCAGACGCGCTGGGAGCCGGAGGCGGTCACTGTCAGTTTCGGCGGGGTGGCGGTGCCCTTTCCGCCCTATGCCTTCCTTCAGGCGACGCCGGATGGCGAAGCGGCGCTGGTGAGCGCTGTGGCGGACGCGCTGCCCGCGCAAGGAGCGCTGGCTGATCTGTTTTGTGGCCTTGGTACCTTTGCGCTGGCGCTGGGGGCAACGCGGCCCGTCTATGCGGGGGAAGCTGCCCGCGATCTGGTGCTGGCGCTCAAGGGCGCGGGGAACCGGGCGCAACGGCGGATGGTCGCGGAGCATCGCGATCTGTTTCGTCGGCCGCTGACACCAGAAGAATTGAACCGCTTTGCCGCCGTCCTGATCGATCCTCCCCGTGCTGGCGCGCGCGAACAGGTCATGCAGATCGCGCAGAGCCGGGTGCCGACCGTCGCTTATGTCTCATGCAATCCCGGCAGCTTTGCCCGCGACGCCGCGCATCTGGTGGCGGGGGGCTATGTGCTGGAGAGCGTGCGTCCAGTAGGGCAGTTCCGTTGGTCGACCCATGTCGAATTGGCTGCGATCTTCCGTCGCGGCTGA
- the murI gene encoding glutamate racemase yields the protein MTVAPNAPLLFFDSGVGGLSILAPARAMLPNAPIIYAADSAGFPYGTKSEAEIAARVPALLGRLVERYRPRLAVIACNTASTIALPVVRAALDIPVVGTVPAIKPAALASRTRVFGVLGTDATVRQPYVDRLAAEHGADCIMLRHGSAALVQLAEAKLRGEPLNPQIARDALAGLLDQPGGDRMDTVALACTHFPLVEAELAAASPRPLTFVHGGDGIARRIAYLTQGQAWPAAPAPGIAIFTRVDAGVERLSGALRSYGLDRIEAL from the coding sequence ATGACGGTCGCTCCCAATGCTCCCTTGCTCTTCTTCGATTCTGGCGTCGGTGGCCTGTCCATCCTTGCCCCCGCCCGCGCAATGTTACCCAATGCGCCCATCATCTACGCCGCCGACAGCGCGGGCTTCCCCTATGGAACAAAGAGCGAGGCAGAGATTGCCGCGCGCGTTCCGGCCCTGCTCGGGCGCCTGGTTGAACGCTATCGCCCGCGCCTTGCCGTCATTGCGTGCAATACCGCCTCCACGATTGCGCTGCCCGTCGTTCGCGCGGCGCTCGATATTCCGGTCGTCGGCACCGTCCCGGCGATAAAGCCCGCCGCGCTAGCGTCGCGGACCCGCGTTTTCGGCGTATTGGGCACGGACGCCACCGTGCGCCAGCCCTATGTCGATCGCCTCGCGGCCGAACATGGCGCGGACTGCATCATGCTGCGCCACGGATCGGCTGCATTGGTGCAACTGGCTGAGGCAAAGTTGCGGGGGGAACCGCTCAATCCCCAGATTGCGCGGGACGCACTTGCCGGTCTGCTCGATCAACCGGGCGGCGACCGGATGGATACGGTAGCCCTCGCCTGCACCCATTTCCCACTGGTGGAGGCCGAACTTGCCGCCGCATCGCCCCGCCCACTCACTTTCGTCCATGGTGGTGACGGCATCGCCCGGCGTATCGCTTATCTCACTCAAGGGCAGGCTTGGCCCGCTGCACCGGCCCCCGGAATCGCTATATTCACGCGCGTTGATGCGGGCGTCGAACGCCTGTCGGGGGCACTGCGAAGCTATGGACTGGACCGGATAGAGGCACTCTGA
- the plsY gene encoding glycerol-3-phosphate 1-O-acyltransferase PlsY yields MTLPWLLPAFVLIIGYLLGSIPFGLLLTRMTGAGDLRQIGSGNIGATNVLRTGRKGLAAATLLLDLLKGAGAVLIGAALLEGGGPMAGAMAFIGHCYPVWLRFAGGKGVATMMGVVTALYWPAGIVFALVWLGALFGTRWSSVGGMAAAVSAPIAMWLFDRIDLVPVALALALIVLWRHRANIARLAQGTEPKVGSSRGGASKAGISNE; encoded by the coding sequence ATGACCCTACCCTGGCTTCTTCCCGCATTCGTGCTGATCATCGGCTATCTGCTCGGTTCCATCCCCTTCGGCCTGTTGCTGACGCGCATGACCGGGGCCGGCGACCTGCGGCAGATTGGGTCGGGCAATATCGGCGCGACCAATGTATTGCGTACCGGGCGCAAGGGGCTGGCGGCGGCGACGCTGCTCCTTGATCTGCTGAAGGGCGCGGGGGCCGTGCTGATCGGTGCGGCGCTGCTGGAGGGGGGCGGACCCATGGCGGGGGCGATGGCCTTTATCGGTCATTGTTATCCGGTCTGGTTGCGTTTTGCCGGGGGCAAGGGTGTCGCGACGATGATGGGCGTGGTGACGGCGCTTTATTGGCCCGCGGGCATTGTTTTTGCGCTCGTGTGGCTGGGCGCGCTTTTTGGGACACGCTGGTCCTCGGTTGGTGGCATGGCGGCAGCGGTGAGCGCGCCGATTGCGATGTGGCTGTTCGACCGGATCGACCTGGTGCCTGTGGCACTGGCTTTGGCGCTGATCGTACTGTGGCGGCATCGCGCCAATATCGCGCGACTGGCGCAGGGGACTGAACCAAAGGTCGGGTCTTCCAGGGGCGGAGCTTCCAAGGCCGGGATTTCCAACGAATGA
- a CDS encoding DUF3419 family protein, which produces MARPAHQRVTRAVHRHRHLSKQGLLERAFTFAFRGLVYAQIWEDPVVDMEALAITPDCHVVTIASGGCNVLSYLTADPARITAVDLNTAHIALNRLKLAAARTLPDHATFHRFFGDADSRDNIAAYHTHVAPVLDDATRRYWEGRDLIGRRRIGGFANGIFKRGLLGSFIGAAHLVARLHGANPRRLLEAQSMEEQRAIFDNELAPVFDRGFVRWLTSQPASLFGLGIPPAQFEALAGDERMDAVLKARLEKLACGFPLKDNYFAWQAFGRGYGTASTASLPPYLQAAHHRAVVERAERVDVQHVNMTDYLAACDAGSLDRYVLLDAQDWMSDQQLNQLWAEITRTAKPGARVLFRTAGEPTILPGRVSDDILRHWRYEAEASLDYTARDRSAIYGGVHLYVLGGESA; this is translated from the coding sequence ATGGCACGACCGGCACATCAGCGGGTGACGCGCGCCGTCCACCGGCACAGGCATTTGTCGAAGCAAGGGCTGCTGGAGCGAGCCTTCACCTTTGCCTTTCGCGGGCTGGTCTATGCTCAGATATGGGAAGACCCTGTGGTGGATATGGAGGCGCTGGCGATCACGCCCGATTGCCATGTCGTCACTATCGCATCAGGCGGCTGCAACGTTTTGAGCTACCTGACGGCCGATCCGGCGCGGATCACGGCGGTGGACCTCAACACCGCGCATATCGCGCTCAATCGCCTGAAGCTGGCGGCGGCGCGGACCTTGCCGGATCATGCGACCTTTCATCGCTTTTTCGGGGACGCAGACAGTCGCGACAATATCGCGGCCTATCATACCCATGTCGCGCCGGTGCTGGACGATGCGACGCGCCGCTATTGGGAGGGCCGCGACCTGATCGGGCGGCGGCGGATCGGCGGTTTCGCCAACGGCATCTTCAAGCGCGGGCTGCTCGGCAGCTTCATCGGCGCAGCCCATCTGGTCGCGCGGCTGCATGGCGCTAACCCTCGCCGGCTGCTGGAAGCGCAGAGCATGGAAGAGCAGCGCGCGATCTTCGACAACGAACTGGCGCCGGTGTTCGACCGGGGCTTCGTGCGTTGGCTGACCAGCCAGCCTGCGTCGCTGTTCGGCCTTGGCATTCCGCCCGCCCAGTTCGAGGCGCTGGCCGGGGATGAGCGGATGGACGCCGTGCTGAAGGCGCGTCTGGAGAAGCTGGCCTGCGGCTTTCCCTTGAAGGACAATTATTTCGCCTGGCAAGCGTTCGGGCGCGGCTATGGCACGGCCAGCACGGCATCGCTGCCACCCTATCTCCAGGCCGCGCACCATCGCGCTGTGGTCGAGCGGGCGGAGCGGGTGGATGTGCAGCATGTCAACATGACCGACTATCTGGCGGCCTGCGATGCTGGGTCGCTTGACCGCTATGTGCTGCTCGACGCGCAGGACTGGATGTCCGATCAGCAATTGAACCAGCTATGGGCGGAAATCACACGCACGGCCAAGCCCGGCGCGCGGGTGCTGTTCCGTACTGCCGGTGAGCCGACCATATTGCCCGGCCGGGTGAGTGACGACATCTTGCGCCACTGGCGTTATGAGGCGGAAGCGTCGCTTGACTACACCGCGCGCGACCGGTCGGCCATTTATGGCGGCGTCCATCTCTATGTGCTGGGCGGAGAGAGCGCGTGA
- the hemA gene encoding 5-aminolevulinate synthase, translating to MNYKHVFAQAIDRLHSEGRYRVFIDILRNKGSYPNARCFHGHNGPKPITVWCSNDYLAMGQHPKVVAAMEEALHDVGAGSGGTRNIGGNTHYHVDLEYELADLHGKESALLFTSGYVSNEATLSTLAKLLPGCIIFSDELNHASMIAGIRNSGCEKRVFRHNDVEHLRELLAAEDPEAPKLIAFESVYSMDGDVAPIAEICDLADEFNALTYLDEVHAVGMYGPRGGGISERDAVADRLTIIEGTLGKAFGVMGGYIAADKMIVDVIRSYAPGFIFTTSLSPVLVAGVLASVRHLKSSCEEREGQQAAATTLKALMADAGLPVMPSTTHIVPLMVGDPIKAKRISDILLAEYGVYVQPINYPTVPRGTERLRFTPGPAHDESMMRELVSALIEIWDRLELELLERRAA from the coding sequence GTGAACTATAAGCATGTGTTTGCACAGGCGATCGACCGCCTCCACAGTGAAGGGCGCTATCGCGTCTTCATCGATATCCTGCGTAACAAAGGTTCATATCCTAACGCGCGCTGCTTCCATGGCCATAACGGGCCAAAACCGATCACTGTCTGGTGCTCCAACGACTATCTGGCGATGGGCCAGCATCCCAAGGTCGTGGCTGCGATGGAAGAAGCGCTGCATGATGTCGGTGCCGGCTCAGGCGGCACTCGCAACATCGGCGGCAACACCCATTATCATGTCGATCTGGAGTATGAGCTGGCCGACTTGCACGGCAAGGAATCGGCGTTGCTCTTCACCTCGGGCTATGTCTCGAATGAAGCGACACTCTCCACGCTGGCCAAGTTGTTACCCGGCTGCATCATCTTTTCGGACGAACTGAACCACGCCTCGATGATTGCGGGCATCCGCAATTCGGGCTGCGAAAAGCGCGTGTTCCGTCATAACGACGTCGAGCATCTGCGCGAATTGCTCGCCGCTGAAGACCCCGAGGCGCCCAAGCTGATCGCATTCGAGAGCGTCTATTCGATGGATGGCGACGTCGCTCCCATCGCCGAGATTTGCGACCTGGCCGACGAGTTCAACGCCCTGACCTATCTGGACGAAGTTCATGCAGTCGGCATGTATGGCCCACGCGGCGGCGGCATTTCGGAGCGGGACGCGGTTGCCGATCGCCTGACCATCATCGAAGGTACGCTGGGCAAAGCGTTCGGCGTGATGGGCGGCTATATCGCCGCCGACAAGATGATCGTCGACGTCATCCGCAGCTATGCGCCCGGTTTCATCTTCACCACGTCGCTTTCCCCCGTGCTGGTCGCGGGCGTGCTGGCGAGCGTGCGCCACCTCAAATCATCGTGCGAAGAGCGTGAGGGTCAGCAGGCCGCCGCCACGACGCTCAAAGCGCTGATGGCCGACGCAGGCCTGCCGGTCATGCCATCGACCACCCATATCGTGCCCCTGATGGTCGGCGACCCGATCAAGGCAAAGCGGATCAGCGACATCCTGCTCGCCGAATATGGCGTCTATGTGCAGCCCATCAATTATCCGACCGTGCCGCGCGGAACGGAACGCCTGCGCTTCACTCCCGGCCCCGCCCATGATGAGAGCATGATGCGCGAACTGGTGTCGGCGCTGATCGAAATATGGGACCGGCTGGAACTGGAATTGCTGGAACGGCGGGCAGCCTGA
- a CDS encoding type III PLP-dependent enzyme, whose protein sequence is MHKHPSALGVATALKPAAPVTLIRPQAAARAARFFSEKFPGRSLYAVKANPSPDLLRTLWDSGITHYDVASIAEVRLVARTLPDAKLCFMHPVKAEEAIFEAYHTHGVRTFSLDTIDELEKIMRSTGNATDLELCVRLRVSSEHSELSLASKFGAELGETKELLMATRQAADALGICCHVGSQAMSPIAYSNAIERVRAAIVEAAVTVDIVDVGGGFPSVYPGMEPPALEHYFDAIHRGFESLPVSYSSELWCEPGRALSAEYSSLIVRVERRRGDELYINDGAYGALFDAAHVGWRFPVALLREEDSEAELKGFSFYGPTCDDMDHMVGPFMLPEDVKVGDYIEIGMLGAYGCAMRTGFNGFSSETTVEVEDDAMDSLYQEQLPARRRANVIKLG, encoded by the coding sequence TTGCACAAGCATCCTAGCGCGCTGGGGGTAGCAACCGCCCTCAAACCGGCAGCACCGGTAACGCTTATTCGCCCGCAGGCTGCGGCCCGCGCCGCCCGGTTCTTCTCTGAGAAGTTTCCGGGGCGCTCGCTGTACGCTGTGAAGGCAAATCCCTCGCCGGACCTGCTCCGGACGTTGTGGGATAGCGGAATCACGCATTACGACGTCGCGTCGATCGCCGAGGTTCGCCTTGTCGCCCGCACGCTGCCGGACGCGAAGCTCTGCTTCATGCATCCCGTGAAGGCCGAAGAAGCGATCTTCGAGGCCTATCACACCCATGGCGTGCGCACCTTCTCGCTCGATACTATCGACGAGCTGGAAAAGATCATGCGCTCCACCGGTAATGCGACCGATCTTGAACTGTGCGTCCGCCTGCGCGTCTCCTCGGAACATTCGGAACTCTCCCTCGCGTCCAAGTTCGGCGCCGAGTTGGGTGAGACGAAAGAACTGCTGATGGCTACCCGCCAGGCGGCCGATGCCCTGGGCATTTGCTGCCATGTCGGCAGCCAGGCAATGAGCCCCATCGCCTACAGCAACGCGATCGAGCGCGTCCGCGCCGCCATCGTCGAGGCTGCGGTCACGGTCGATATCGTCGATGTCGGCGGCGGCTTCCCGTCTGTCTATCCGGGCATGGAGCCGCCCGCGCTCGAACATTATTTCGACGCCATCCATCGCGGTTTCGAAAGCCTGCCGGTCAGCTACTCCTCGGAACTGTGGTGCGAACCTGGTCGGGCGCTGTCGGCCGAATATAGCTCGCTGATCGTTCGGGTAGAGCGTCGTCGCGGTGACGAACTCTACATCAATGACGGAGCCTATGGAGCGCTGTTCGACGCAGCCCACGTCGGCTGGCGCTTTCCCGTCGCGCTGCTGCGCGAGGAAGATAGCGAAGCGGAACTGAAGGGCTTCTCCTTCTATGGCCCGACCTGCGACGACATGGACCATATGGTCGGCCCTTTCATGCTCCCGGAGGATGTAAAGGTCGGCGATTATATCGAGATCGGCATGCTGGGCGCCTATGGCTGTGCCATGCGGACCGGCTTCAACGGTTTCTCGTCGGAAACGACCGTAGAGGTCGAGGACGATGCCATGGACAGCCTCTATCAGGAACAGCTTCCCGCACGCCGTCGCGCAAACGTCATCAAGCTCGGCTAG